The following nucleotide sequence is from Acetobacteroides hydrogenigenes.
ATTGCCGAAATAGAATGGATGCGCAGCAGTGCAGAACAGGCAATCGCGAACATGAGCCCCGACACTTTCTTTGACTTTGTAAAGTCGTATGCTCCTGGTGCTAAATCAGAAATATCCGCTTTTTTAGATGGCTGGTACAACCATCCTAAAGATACTACATATATTAATGAAGCAAAAAAGGCGGTTTACGCAATTATGGAAACCCGCGAGAACAGCATAACCATTGGGGCCTCTGGTTCTGTATACGGCGTACTACTTGCATTCGGTATGCTCTTCCCAAACATGATGCTTCTGCTCCTAATTCCACCTATTCCAATTAAAGCAAAGTATATGGTAATGATTTTTGCCGCAATAGAGTTATACTTTGGATTTAGCGGCAAGCAACCAGGCATTGCTCATTTTGCTCACCTAGGCGGTATGCTTGTAGGTTTCTTTATTATACGCTACTGGAAAAAACATAACATAATGTACTAATGTCTAGGAACAGACTTCGATTATCGCTCACAAAAGATGGCGCCCTAGCAGGGTTAATATACATCAATATAGCCATATTTATTGTTGTAGGTATTTACAATGCAATATTCTACCTCATTACGGATCATACGCCGCTATTTTTCGACAAGATGCTGGCTCTATCATCTGATCCTATTGCCGTAGCAAAACATCCATGGACGATAATCACCTACATGTTCTACCACTTAGACTTTTTACATGCGCTATTCAACCTCTTGGTACTATACTGGTTTGGAGTAATATTTGTAGATTTCTTCGGCAATCTAAAGCTTACCTCGATGTATATCGCAGGAGGTATTTCTGGAGGGTTATTCTACCTACTTGCCTACAACAGCCTTCCCGTATTTTACGATGAGGGAACGTCAATTCTACTAGGTGCCTCTGCCGCAATTATGGCTATTACCTTTGGATCAGCATCCTTTTCACCAAACCACAGAATATGGCTGATGTTTATTGGTGAGGTAAAGCTTAAATACCTAGCTCTCGTCTATCTAGTAATAGACTTAATTCAGATTCCTTTTGGGAATGCAGGAGGACACATAGCGCATCTAGGAGGAGCATTCGTAGGTGCATTGTGGGGATACACCTACCGTAGAAATGGCAAAAACGTACTAGGATGGCTTGAGAGCATACTCAGTGGAATAAAAAAAATTCCAGTAAAGCGAAGTAGGATAAAAGTCGCCTACAAGAATCCTCAGATACAACCTAGAAAGAAAACGAACAGCAAAGAACTCGACGAATTGCTAGATAAAATATCTCAGAAAGGATTAGATAGCCTAACAGAGGCGGAAAAGCAGAAACTTTTTAAGTTCAAAAACGACCCGAATAGTTGAGAAAGTTCATAGCTATACTGCTTC
It contains:
- a CDS encoding rhomboid family intramembrane serine protease: MFQQNRIGSTPPVVLNLIIINALMLLLTWFLGNMNIDIIDALGLHSFYSSSFRIWQPVTNIFLHGDITHLFFNMFSLWMFGRILEQVWGGKKFLFYYLVTGIGASLLNSVVTIAEIEWMRSSAEQAIANMSPDTFFDFVKSYAPGAKSEISAFLDGWYNHPKDTTYINEAKKAVYAIMETRENSITIGASGSVYGVLLAFGMLFPNMMLLLLIPPIPIKAKYMVMIFAAIELYFGFSGKQPGIAHFAHLGGMLVGFFIIRYWKKHNIMY
- a CDS encoding rhomboid family protein, which encodes MSRNRLRLSLTKDGALAGLIYINIAIFIVVGIYNAIFYLITDHTPLFFDKMLALSSDPIAVAKHPWTIITYMFYHLDFLHALFNLLVLYWFGVIFVDFFGNLKLTSMYIAGGISGGLFYLLAYNSLPVFYDEGTSILLGASAAIMAITFGSASFSPNHRIWLMFIGEVKLKYLALVYLVIDLIQIPFGNAGGHIAHLGGAFVGALWGYTYRRNGKNVLGWLESILSGIKKIPVKRSRIKVAYKNPQIQPRKKTNSKELDELLDKISQKGLDSLTEAEKQKLFKFKNDPNS